The Spirosoma agri genomic sequence GGTAGGGGTTGACTTCGGGCCAAATTTCTTTAAAGGTAGGTTTGTCGGCTAGGTCCTTGAGCGAAAAGCCGTGAATAGCTTGTTGGATAGGACCCACCTCAAATGGTTCAGGGCGAATAATCCAATACTTGGTATCGGTGATTTGACCGTTTCTAACAACGGCAAGACCCAGCGAACAAGCGCTCATTCGCTTATCGTTGGCGGTTTCAAAGTCAATGGCAACAAAGTTCATTTGCTTTATGAAGCGGTGTAAGACTACTCTAAAAGCTTGCGACTAATACAATCTAATCAGTATAGATTTCGTATTGCACTAATTCGAAAAATTAAAACAGTCTTTTGCAGGGCTAATGTCTGATTAATAAATCTACTCAAAAGCGTAACCGAATAAACCTGTAATATTTGAAGAATAAGTCAAATCTGCATCGCCTTCTACATATGATTTTGATGCAAGTGTATCAGTACCGATCAGAACGGCATTATCGAAAAAAACGCTTACAAGTGCATTTGTTTAACTTGCTGAATAATAAAAAGGCCCCAGTAAGGGGCTTTACATTTTTGATTTTACAATAGCCAATGCTTCGTGTGCTGTCTCAGCTAAATATTCTGGTTTGGCATCGATCACTAACTGCCTTTCCGCTGAACCCCATAAACAACCAATGGTTTCAACATTAGCGGCTTTCGACGCCTTTATGTCAATCGCTCGATCACCCAATGAGAGAATATTTGCCGGATTGTCTCCTAACAGTTGGATGGCTTTTAAAAATCCCTCTGGATCGGGTTTTATCCGCTTCACATCATG encodes the following:
- a CDS encoding HAD family hydrolase — protein: MPSLILDLDQTLIDTSSAQNHRKPGGWQTAYGLIPSFIIYDGIAEIFQYIKDKKIKVCIVTTSPSIYCGKVLTHWSIPHDHMICYHDVKRIKPDPEGFLKAIQLLGDNPANILSLGDRAIDIKASKAANVETIGCLWGSAERQLVIDAKPEYLAETAHEALAIVKSKM